The following proteins are encoded in a genomic region of Roseisolibacter agri:
- a CDS encoding NUDIX hydrolase, translated as MSPRGRAREEVSAGGVVFRYGAAADGAREPLFLLIRDSYRNWGFPKGHLEDGEGPECAALREVAEETGLGELAVAGVIETIDWYFRFRGRLIHKVCHFYLMRTDRASTCPQRSEGITACRWAPFDEAVALVSYANAREVLRRAHAMVCSLDGAPAADDGVPDAGGTADAAPTAVAAGDAAVALSRAGRADGSGGGGARAGRPLLGSPEPGPAR; from the coding sequence GTGAGCCCGCGAGGCCGCGCGCGCGAGGAGGTGTCGGCCGGCGGCGTCGTGTTCCGTTACGGCGCGGCCGCGGACGGCGCGCGCGAGCCGCTCTTCCTCCTGATCCGGGACAGCTACCGCAACTGGGGCTTCCCGAAGGGCCATCTCGAGGACGGCGAGGGCCCCGAGTGCGCCGCGCTGCGCGAGGTGGCGGAGGAGACCGGGCTCGGCGAGCTGGCGGTGGCGGGCGTGATCGAGACCATCGACTGGTACTTCCGCTTCCGCGGGCGGCTGATCCACAAGGTCTGCCACTTCTACCTCATGCGGACGGACCGGGCGTCGACCTGTCCGCAGCGGTCGGAGGGGATCACGGCCTGCCGCTGGGCGCCGTTCGACGAGGCGGTCGCGCTGGTGTCGTACGCGAACGCGCGCGAGGTGCTGCGGCGCGCGCACGCGATGGTGTGCAGCCTGGACGGAGCGCCCGCGGCGGACGACGGAGTCCCGGACGCCGGGGGCACGGCGGATGCGGCGCCCACCGCCGTCGCCGCGGGCGACGCGGCCGTGGCCCTTTCCCGTGCCGGACGGGCGGACGGGAGCGGCGGGGGCGGTGCCCGGGCAGGCCGGCCGTTGCTGGGGAGTCCCGAGCCGGGGCCCGCCCGCTAG
- a CDS encoding ABC transporter ATP-binding protein, with the protein MIQLKNVHKAFGPKKVLQGFTLDVPEGETMVIIGYSGTGKSVAIKHIVGLLEPDAGEVWVDGQRVDELPRRDLYALRARIGYVFQFAALFDSMNIGENVAMGLRKQGGLSEAEIRSRVAEALDLVDLPGVEARFPAELSGGMRKRVGIARAIALRPKYILYDEPTTGLDPVTSAVIDQLMVRMREKLGVTGVVITHDMRSAYTVGTRIAMLYEGRVRWQGTIEEIHETTDPIVRQFVEGRAEIEGGHTDEFPAVREPTPGAAA; encoded by the coding sequence ATGATCCAGCTGAAAAACGTTCACAAGGCGTTCGGCCCGAAGAAGGTCCTCCAGGGCTTCACGCTCGACGTGCCCGAGGGGGAGACGATGGTCATCATCGGCTACTCCGGCACGGGCAAGAGCGTCGCCATCAAGCACATCGTGGGGCTGCTGGAGCCCGACGCGGGCGAGGTGTGGGTGGACGGGCAGCGCGTCGACGAGCTGCCGCGGCGCGACCTCTACGCGCTGCGCGCGCGCATCGGCTACGTCTTCCAGTTCGCCGCGCTGTTCGACTCGATGAACATCGGCGAGAACGTCGCGATGGGGCTGCGCAAGCAGGGCGGGCTCTCCGAGGCCGAGATCCGCTCGCGCGTGGCCGAGGCGCTCGACCTCGTGGACCTGCCGGGCGTGGAGGCGCGCTTCCCGGCCGAGCTGTCCGGCGGCATGCGCAAGCGCGTCGGCATCGCGCGCGCGATCGCGCTGCGTCCCAAGTACATCCTCTACGACGAGCCGACGACGGGCCTCGACCCGGTGACGAGCGCGGTGATCGACCAGCTGATGGTGCGCATGCGCGAGAAGCTGGGGGTCACGGGCGTCGTCATCACGCACGACATGCGCAGCGCCTACACGGTGGGGACGCGCATCGCGATGCTGTACGAGGGCCGCGTGCGCTGGCAGGGCACGATCGAGGAGATCCACGAGACGACGGATCCGATCGTGCGCCAGTTCGTCGAGGGGCGCGCCGAGATCGAGGGCGGGCACACCGACGAGTTCCCGGCGGTGCGCGAGCCGACGCCCGGGGCCGCGGCGTGA
- a CDS encoding PQQ-dependent sugar dehydrogenase translates to MPSTRRRARGALALVIAAAGCGASARLRVEDGTGPRPTLPAPSSSLIPTVHVAAARSWPAGATPTAAEGTTVRAFATGLDHPRWLHVLPNGDVLVAETNAPPRPDDARGIRGWLFKRFQKKAGGAVPSADRITLLRDADGDGVAEVRSVLLAGLHSPFGMALVGDALHVANTDAVVRFPYATGQLKISAAPVMVTALPAGRINHHWTKSLIASPDGTRLYVGVGSNSNVAENGMAAEEGRAAVWEIDARTGAHRVFASGLRNPVGLAWEPVRGALWVAVNERDELGSDLVPDFITSVRDGAFYGWPYSYYGAHVDARVRPARPDLVAKAVAPDYALGPHTASLGLAAARGGDALPARFASGMFVGQHGSWNRRPRSGYRVVFVPFVDGVPNGMPLDVLTDFVDGDGRARGRPVGVAVDARGALLVADDVGNVVWRVTRSDGAR, encoded by the coding sequence ATGCCCAGCACCCGCCGCCGTGCACGCGGCGCCCTCGCGCTCGTGATCGCCGCCGCCGGCTGCGGCGCCTCGGCCCGGCTCCGCGTGGAGGATGGCACCGGCCCGCGCCCCACGCTTCCCGCGCCCTCATCGTCGCTGATCCCGACCGTGCACGTGGCCGCGGCGCGCAGCTGGCCCGCCGGCGCCACGCCGACGGCGGCCGAGGGGACGACGGTGCGCGCGTTCGCGACGGGCCTCGACCATCCGCGATGGCTGCACGTGCTGCCCAACGGCGACGTGCTGGTGGCCGAGACGAACGCGCCGCCGCGGCCGGACGACGCGCGGGGGATCCGCGGGTGGCTCTTCAAGCGCTTCCAGAAGAAGGCCGGCGGCGCGGTGCCGAGCGCGGACCGCATCACGCTGCTCCGCGACGCGGACGGCGACGGCGTCGCGGAGGTGCGCTCGGTCCTGCTCGCGGGGCTGCACTCGCCGTTCGGGATGGCGCTCGTCGGCGACGCGCTCCACGTCGCGAACACCGACGCCGTCGTGCGCTTCCCGTATGCCACGGGACAGTTGAAGATCTCGGCCGCGCCCGTGATGGTGACCGCGCTGCCGGCCGGCCGCATCAACCACCACTGGACCAAGAGCCTGATCGCGAGCCCGGATGGCACGCGGCTCTACGTCGGCGTCGGCTCGAACAGCAACGTCGCGGAGAACGGCATGGCGGCCGAGGAGGGGCGTGCGGCGGTGTGGGAGATCGACGCGCGCACCGGCGCGCACCGCGTGTTCGCGTCGGGGCTGCGCAACCCGGTCGGCCTCGCGTGGGAGCCCGTGCGCGGCGCGCTCTGGGTCGCGGTGAACGAGCGCGACGAGCTGGGAAGCGATCTGGTGCCGGACTTCATCACGTCCGTGCGCGACGGCGCGTTCTACGGCTGGCCGTACAGCTACTACGGCGCGCACGTCGACGCGCGCGTTCGGCCCGCGCGTCCCGACCTCGTCGCGAAGGCCGTCGCGCCGGACTACGCGCTCGGCCCGCACACGGCGTCGCTGGGCCTTGCTGCGGCGCGCGGCGGCGACGCACTGCCCGCGCGCTTCGCGAGCGGGATGTTCGTCGGGCAGCACGGCTCCTGGAACCGCCGCCCGCGCTCGGGCTATCGCGTCGTGTTCGTGCCGTTCGTCGACGGCGTGCCGAACGGCATGCCGCTCGACGTGCTGACCGACTTCGTGGACGGCGACGGCCGGGCGCGCGGCCGGCCGGTCGGCGTCGCGGTCGATGCGCGCGGCGCGCTGCTCGTCGCCGACGACGTCGGCAACGTGGTCTGGCGCGTCACCCGGTCGGATGGCGCGCGGTGA
- a CDS encoding GMC family oxidoreductase N-terminal domain-containing protein, whose translation MTAFALSAGQRRALDALCRRIAPSAYDGDADARVDLAAAVEERLAAGDAVDAGRVATLLTAFDSALTGVLTAARPRRFSACDAATQDAVLRAWESSGVGLQRTAFQAFRRLILSTYYARDEGAAGIGVHGPLHRRAPALPWEGPLPGVTSDDEPVLRTEAPWDAVARRTAEPTHLPDGVTPGARLAPDTVLRVGVCVVGTGAGGAVVAARLAEAGHDVVLLEEGAWWQPSDFSEREAEMTPRLYADAATRATADLSISILQGRAVGGGTTVNWLVMLRTPEWVLDEWTRDHGADGMRPHEMAPLFAQIERETHTRCVPDDAHSPGNRALLDGARALGWSAQAARINTRGCVRAGTCGLGCRYGARQGAQAVYLPRALRAGARLYTDVRVDRVEVAERGGIAPLKRVHATVVDRDTRAARGRVTIEAPLVVLAGGAVGTPSILLRSALGAAAVGRWLRLHPTTALIGTYDREMYGAAGIPLSSVCDEFQRGDDGYGFWVECPPLYPAIASVALPGFGATHRARMRDFARMGAMIVLVRDGADTGVSNGAVRVDRRGRPVIDYRLGDADLRTMRRGLAATARLHLAAGAREVTALHPREHRIRSAADLSLFETLPCGPNQLTVLSAHVNGTCRFGTDPRRSTCTPDGQVRGVPGLYVADGSVLPTALGVNPQETIMAVATLIASRITARHPTG comes from the coding sequence ATGACCGCCTTCGCACTCTCCGCGGGACAGCGACGCGCGCTCGACGCGCTGTGCCGCCGCATCGCGCCGTCCGCCTACGACGGCGACGCCGACGCGCGTGTGGATCTCGCGGCGGCGGTGGAGGAGCGCCTCGCCGCCGGCGACGCGGTGGATGCCGGTCGCGTCGCCACGCTGCTGACGGCGTTCGACAGCGCGCTGACGGGCGTGCTCACGGCGGCACGGCCGCGCCGCTTCAGCGCATGCGACGCCGCGACGCAGGACGCCGTGCTGCGTGCGTGGGAGTCGAGCGGCGTGGGGCTGCAGCGCACCGCGTTCCAGGCGTTCCGCCGGCTGATCCTCTCGACCTACTACGCGCGCGACGAGGGAGCCGCGGGGATCGGCGTGCACGGTCCCCTGCACCGCCGCGCGCCGGCGCTGCCGTGGGAGGGCCCGCTGCCCGGCGTGACGTCGGACGACGAGCCGGTGCTGCGCACGGAGGCGCCGTGGGACGCGGTCGCGCGACGCACGGCGGAGCCCACGCACCTCCCCGACGGTGTGACGCCAGGCGCACGGCTGGCGCCCGACACGGTGCTGCGCGTGGGCGTGTGCGTCGTCGGCACGGGCGCCGGCGGCGCGGTGGTCGCCGCGCGCCTCGCGGAGGCCGGCCACGACGTCGTGCTGCTGGAGGAGGGCGCGTGGTGGCAGCCGTCCGACTTCAGCGAGCGCGAGGCCGAGATGACGCCGCGCCTGTACGCGGACGCGGCGACGCGCGCGACCGCCGATCTCTCGATCTCGATCCTGCAGGGGCGCGCGGTGGGCGGCGGCACGACGGTCAACTGGCTCGTCATGCTGCGGACGCCCGAATGGGTGCTGGACGAGTGGACGCGCGACCATGGCGCGGACGGGATGCGCCCGCACGAGATGGCGCCGCTGTTCGCCCAGATCGAGCGCGAGACGCACACGCGCTGCGTGCCCGACGACGCGCACTCGCCGGGCAACCGCGCGCTGCTGGACGGCGCGCGAGCGCTGGGGTGGAGCGCCCAGGCGGCGCGCATCAACACGCGCGGCTGCGTGCGTGCCGGCACGTGCGGGCTGGGCTGCCGCTACGGCGCGCGACAGGGGGCGCAGGCGGTCTACCTCCCACGCGCGCTGCGCGCCGGCGCGCGGCTGTACACCGACGTGCGCGTCGATCGCGTCGAGGTGGCGGAGCGCGGCGGAATCGCGCCGCTCAAGCGCGTGCACGCGACCGTCGTCGATCGCGACACGCGGGCGGCGCGCGGGCGCGTGACCATCGAGGCGCCGCTCGTGGTGCTCGCCGGCGGTGCCGTCGGCACGCCGTCGATCCTGCTCCGCTCCGCGCTCGGCGCCGCCGCCGTGGGGCGCTGGCTGCGGCTGCATCCGACGACCGCGCTGATCGGCACGTACGACCGCGAGATGTACGGCGCGGCCGGAATCCCGCTCTCGAGCGTCTGCGACGAGTTCCAGCGCGGCGACGACGGCTACGGCTTCTGGGTCGAGTGCCCGCCGCTCTATCCGGCAATCGCGTCGGTCGCGCTGCCGGGGTTCGGCGCGACGCACCGCGCGCGCATGCGGGACTTCGCGCGCATGGGCGCGATGATCGTGCTCGTGCGCGACGGCGCCGACACCGGCGTCTCGAACGGCGCGGTGCGCGTGGACCGGCGCGGGCGTCCGGTGATCGACTACCGCCTGGGCGACGCGGACCTCCGCACGATGCGGCGCGGGCTGGCCGCGACCGCGCGGCTGCACCTCGCCGCGGGCGCGCGCGAGGTCACGGCGCTGCATCCGCGCGAGCATCGCATCCGCAGCGCGGCCGACCTGTCGCTGTTCGAGACGCTGCCCTGCGGGCCGAACCAGCTCACGGTGCTGTCGGCGCACGTGAACGGCACGTGCCGATTCGGCACCGACCCGCGGCGCAGCACGTGCACGCCCGACGGCCAGGTGCGCGGCGTCCCCGGGCTCTACGTCGCCGACGGCAGCGTGCTCCCGACCGCGCTCGGCGTGAACCCGCAGGAGACGATCATGGCGGTGGCGACGCTGATCGCGAGCCGCATCACCGCGCGCCATCCGACCGGGTGA
- a CDS encoding sigma-70 family RNA polymerase sigma factor has translation MTEVKRKRRRAAAPAGIAPSEPERDILDQYLYEVSTYPLLKGDEEIQLARKIRSGDQDALQELVKRNLRFVISVAKKYQNRGLPLIDLIGEGNVGLLTAARKFDPDQGVKFISYAVWWIRQAILSSLARQGRTVRVPLNRTADLSRIIKASEILRQKLRREPSPEELAQLTGLSVDVVQSLAALNTGDVRLDAPMDPEGDRSLIERFVADEMPDTEEEAMNRFLTDEIETALNTLPPRDAKVLRLYFGLEGGREHTLEEIGSMLGVTRERVRQLRDRALKRLREGDVGRALGSFAA, from the coding sequence ATGACTGAAGTCAAGCGGAAGCGCCGCCGGGCCGCCGCGCCCGCGGGCATCGCGCCCAGCGAGCCGGAGCGCGACATCCTCGACCAGTACCTCTACGAGGTCAGCACCTATCCCCTGCTCAAGGGGGACGAGGAGATCCAGCTCGCGCGCAAGATCCGCAGCGGCGACCAGGACGCGCTCCAGGAGCTCGTGAAGCGGAACCTCCGCTTCGTCATCTCCGTCGCCAAGAAGTACCAGAACCGCGGCCTCCCGCTCATCGACCTGATCGGCGAGGGGAACGTCGGCCTGCTCACCGCCGCCCGGAAGTTCGATCCCGACCAGGGCGTGAAGTTCATCTCGTACGCGGTGTGGTGGATCCGCCAGGCGATCCTGTCGTCGCTCGCGCGCCAGGGCCGCACGGTCCGCGTGCCGCTCAACCGCACGGCCGACCTCTCGCGCATCATCAAGGCGAGCGAGATCCTCCGGCAGAAGCTCCGCCGCGAGCCCTCGCCCGAGGAGCTGGCGCAGCTCACCGGCCTCTCGGTCGACGTCGTGCAGTCGCTCGCCGCGCTCAACACCGGCGACGTCCGCCTCGACGCGCCGATGGACCCCGAGGGCGATCGCTCGCTCATCGAGCGCTTCGTCGCCGACGAGATGCCCGACACGGAGGAGGAGGCGATGAACCGCTTCCTCACCGACGAAATCGAGACGGCGCTCAACACGCTGCCGCCGCGCGACGCCAAGGTCCTCCGCCTGTACTTCGGGCTCGAGGGCGGGCGCGAGCACACGCTCGAGGAGATCGGCTCGATGCTCGGCGTCACCCGCGAGCGCGTCCGCCAGCTCCGCGACCGTGCGCTCAAGCGGCTCCGCGAGGGCGACGTCGGCCGCGCGCTCGGCAGCTTCGCCGCCTGA
- the atpA gene encoding F0F1 ATP synthase subunit alpha, which yields MASETTLRPGEIKDILLREIESADLHALDVEEVGTVLEVKDGIARIYGLQQAMAGEMLEFTASETGDVITGLALNLEEDNIGAVILGDYLGLKEGDDVRRTSRVLEVPVGQALVGRVVDPLGRPIDGLGEIRATTTRKVESAAPGIIVRQPVKEPLQTGIKAIDSMIPIGRGQRELIIGDRGTGKTAIAIDTIINQKGQGVICVYVAIGQKASTIAGVVQRLKDAGALDYTIIVAAAASDPAPMQYIAPYSGAAMAEYFMYNEGRPTLCVYDDLTKQAAAYRQISLVLRRPPGREAYPGDVFYLHSRLLERAAKLREDDGIVDGKTILKPGGSLTALPIIETQAGDVSAYIPTNVISITDGQIFLESDLFNAGVRPAVNVGISVSRVGGSAQTKAMKSVAGRLRLDLAQFRELEAFAAFASDLDQATRRQLDRGARTVEILKQPQYSPLSVEEQVMVIYAVTNGYLDAIPVNRIREWERGFLDYARTQYPQVGDTIRTSKALGKDVEADLKRAIEAFTQLFGAAK from the coding sequence ATGGCTAGCGAAACCACCCTCCGTCCGGGCGAGATCAAGGACATCCTCCTCCGCGAGATCGAGTCGGCCGACCTGCATGCCCTCGACGTCGAGGAAGTGGGGACGGTCCTCGAGGTGAAGGACGGGATCGCGCGCATCTACGGGCTCCAGCAGGCGATGGCCGGCGAGATGCTCGAGTTCACCGCGTCCGAGACCGGCGACGTCATCACGGGCCTCGCGCTGAACCTCGAGGAGGACAACATCGGCGCCGTCATCCTGGGGGACTACCTCGGGCTGAAGGAGGGCGACGACGTCCGCCGCACCTCGCGCGTGCTCGAGGTGCCGGTGGGCCAGGCGCTCGTCGGCCGCGTCGTCGATCCGCTCGGCCGTCCGATCGACGGGCTGGGCGAGATCCGCGCGACCACGACGCGCAAGGTCGAGAGCGCGGCGCCCGGCATCATCGTGCGCCAGCCCGTGAAGGAGCCGCTCCAGACGGGCATCAAGGCCATCGACTCGATGATCCCGATCGGCCGCGGCCAGCGCGAGCTGATCATCGGCGACCGCGGTACCGGCAAGACGGCGATCGCGATCGACACGATCATCAACCAGAAGGGCCAGGGCGTCATCTGCGTCTACGTCGCGATCGGCCAGAAGGCCTCGACGATCGCCGGCGTCGTGCAGCGCCTGAAGGACGCGGGCGCGCTGGACTACACGATCATCGTCGCCGCCGCCGCGTCGGACCCGGCGCCCATGCAGTACATCGCGCCCTACTCCGGCGCCGCGATGGCCGAGTACTTCATGTACAACGAGGGCCGTCCGACGCTGTGCGTCTACGACGACCTCACCAAGCAGGCCGCCGCGTACCGCCAGATCTCGCTCGTGCTGCGCCGCCCGCCGGGCCGCGAGGCGTACCCGGGCGACGTGTTCTACCTCCACTCGCGTCTCCTCGAGCGCGCGGCCAAGCTGCGCGAGGACGACGGCATCGTGGACGGCAAGACGATCCTCAAGCCGGGCGGCTCGCTGACCGCGCTGCCGATCATCGAGACGCAGGCCGGCGACGTGTCGGCGTACATCCCGACGAACGTCATCTCGATCACCGACGGCCAGATCTTCCTCGAGTCCGACCTGTTCAACGCCGGCGTGCGCCCGGCCGTGAACGTCGGCATCTCGGTGAGCCGCGTGGGCGGCTCGGCGCAGACGAAGGCGATGAAGAGCGTCGCCGGCCGCCTGCGCCTCGACCTGGCGCAGTTCCGCGAGCTGGAGGCGTTCGCCGCCTTCGCCTCGGACCTCGACCAGGCGACGCGCCGCCAGCTCGATCGCGGCGCCCGCACCGTCGAGATCCTCAAGCAGCCGCAGTACTCGCCGCTGTCGGTGGAGGAGCAGGTGATGGTCATCTACGCGGTGACCAACGGCTACCTCGACGCGATCCCGGTGAACCGGATCCGCGAGTGGGAGCGCGGCTTCCTCGACTACGCGCGCACGCAGTACCCGCAGGTCGGCGACACCATCCGCACCTCGAAGGCGCTGGGCAAGGACGTCGAGGCCGATCTGAAGCGCGCCATCGAGGCGTTCACGCAGCTCTTCGGCGCCGCGAAGTAA
- a CDS encoding DUF5715 family protein — translation MTRTRRAGPALLLALALALALAPAVASANPTALGGSMASMVRQHRVAESEGLAFSRTEARVDRLVADGALEPVPGNADYIVLESVGHKVARPEVRLLVERLAAQYRAATGDPLVVTSLVRPLDEQPANAHRLSVHPAGIAMDLRVPANAESRRWLERTLLALERAGVLDVTREQRPPHYHVAVFPAAYRAYVAKLDAAKPAPAPARAEPEVHAPVTVAAVAPATVVAPATPEARFPASTGLGGALAAVLAAVLAGAMVVIVRWRGTRTSPVAGGGASPLGSLGGA, via the coding sequence ATGACCCGCACCCGCCGTGCAGGCCCTGCCCTGCTGCTCGCGCTCGCCCTCGCGCTCGCCCTCGCGCCGGCCGTGGCGTCGGCGAACCCGACCGCCCTCGGCGGCTCGATGGCGTCGATGGTCCGCCAGCACCGGGTGGCCGAGTCGGAGGGGCTCGCCTTCTCGCGCACCGAGGCGCGCGTCGACCGGCTCGTCGCCGACGGCGCGCTCGAGCCGGTGCCCGGGAACGCGGACTACATCGTCCTCGAGAGCGTCGGCCACAAGGTCGCGCGTCCCGAGGTGCGCCTGCTCGTCGAGCGGCTGGCCGCGCAGTACCGCGCCGCGACCGGCGACCCGCTCGTCGTCACGAGCCTCGTGCGCCCGCTGGACGAGCAGCCCGCGAACGCGCACCGCCTCTCCGTGCACCCCGCCGGCATCGCCATGGACCTCCGCGTCCCCGCGAACGCCGAGAGCCGCCGCTGGCTGGAGCGCACGCTGCTGGCGCTGGAGCGTGCGGGAGTGCTCGACGTGACGCGCGAGCAGCGCCCCCCGCACTACCACGTGGCGGTCTTCCCGGCCGCGTACCGGGCGTACGTCGCGAAGCTGGACGCCGCGAAGCCGGCGCCCGCCCCGGCGCGCGCCGAGCCCGAGGTGCATGCCCCGGTGACCGTCGCGGCGGTCGCGCCGGCGACGGTGGTCGCGCCGGCGACGCCGGAGGCTCGCTTCCCCGCGTCGACCGGGCTCGGGGGTGCGCTCGCCGCCGTGCTCGCCGCCGTGCTCGCCGGCGCGATGGTCGTGATCGTGCGTTGGCGTGGGACGCGTACGTCGCCCGTCGCGGGCGGCGGCGCCTCCCCGCTCGGGAGCCTCGGGGGCGCCTGA
- a CDS encoding glycoside hydrolase family 15 protein — translation MAGRIEDYALLGDCETAALVGADGSIDWLCWPRFDSGAAFAALLGGPEHGRWLVAPRDPDARSWRRYRGDTLILETDWVTGDGAVTVIDFMPLRGRQSDLVRLVIGRRGRVAMRTELVLRFDYGTTVPWVTQMNDGSPHGALRAIAGPDMIVLRTDVPLHGEHLTTVGEFTVGAGETVAFVMTHAPSHLVAPTPVDPLAALADTETFWTTWAARCRYEGEWRDAVMRSLLTLKALTYQPTGGIVAAPTTSLPEQIGGTRNWDYRYCWLRDATLTLLALMDAGYYDEAGAWRDWLLRAAAGSPSQLQILYGLAGERLLREWEVPWLPGYEGSRPVRVGNAAADQLQLDVYGEVLDALFQARRGGLPGSPEAWQLACSMLGHLETVWDRPDEGLWEVRGGRQHFTHSKVMTWVALDRVIRAVEHFEVEGPVDRWRALRRRVHADVCERAFDASRNTFVQAYGSQQLDASLLLIPLVGFLPPDDPRVRGTVAAIEQRLMLDGLVMRYDTRETDDGLPPGEGAFLACSFWLADNYVLQGRHDDARAMFERLLALRNDVGLLAEEYDPRLRRQVGNFPQAFSHVGVVGTAFNLARAMPARLRPAAQRAAKNGNGVQETGERR, via the coding sequence ATGGCCGGCCGCATCGAGGACTACGCGCTGCTCGGGGACTGCGAGACCGCGGCGCTGGTGGGCGCCGACGGCTCGATCGACTGGCTCTGCTGGCCGCGCTTCGACTCGGGCGCGGCCTTCGCCGCGCTGTTGGGTGGCCCGGAGCACGGACGCTGGCTGGTGGCGCCGCGTGACCCCGACGCGCGGAGCTGGCGGCGCTACCGCGGCGACACGCTGATCCTCGAGACCGACTGGGTCACGGGCGACGGCGCCGTCACGGTGATCGACTTCATGCCGCTGCGCGGCCGCCAGTCGGACCTCGTGCGGCTGGTGATCGGCCGGCGCGGCCGCGTCGCGATGCGCACGGAGCTGGTGCTGCGCTTCGACTACGGCACGACGGTCCCGTGGGTGACGCAGATGAACGACGGCTCGCCGCACGGCGCGCTGCGCGCGATCGCAGGCCCGGACATGATCGTGCTGCGCACCGACGTGCCGCTGCACGGCGAGCACCTGACCACCGTCGGCGAGTTCACGGTGGGCGCGGGCGAGACGGTCGCCTTCGTGATGACGCACGCCCCGTCGCACCTCGTGGCGCCGACGCCCGTCGACCCGCTCGCCGCGCTCGCGGACACCGAGACGTTCTGGACGACGTGGGCCGCGCGCTGCCGCTACGAGGGCGAGTGGCGCGACGCGGTGATGCGCTCGCTGCTGACGCTCAAGGCGCTCACCTACCAGCCGACCGGCGGCATCGTCGCCGCGCCCACGACGTCGCTCCCCGAGCAGATCGGCGGCACGCGCAACTGGGACTACCGCTACTGCTGGCTGCGCGACGCGACGCTGACGCTGCTCGCGCTCATGGACGCGGGCTACTACGACGAGGCGGGCGCGTGGCGCGACTGGCTGCTGCGCGCCGCCGCAGGGAGCCCGTCGCAGCTGCAGATCCTCTACGGGCTGGCCGGCGAGCGGCTGCTGCGCGAGTGGGAGGTGCCGTGGCTGCCGGGCTACGAGGGCTCGCGCCCCGTGCGCGTGGGGAACGCCGCGGCCGACCAGCTGCAGCTCGACGTCTACGGCGAGGTGCTGGACGCGCTCTTCCAGGCGCGGCGCGGCGGTCTGCCCGGGAGCCCCGAGGCCTGGCAGCTCGCCTGCTCGATGCTCGGCCACCTGGAGACCGTGTGGGACCGCCCGGACGAGGGGCTGTGGGAGGTGCGCGGCGGCCGCCAGCACTTCACGCACTCGAAGGTCATGACGTGGGTGGCGCTGGACCGCGTGATCCGCGCCGTCGAGCACTTCGAGGTCGAGGGGCCCGTGGACCGGTGGCGCGCGCTGCGCCGGCGCGTGCACGCCGACGTCTGCGAGCGCGCGTTCGACGCGTCGCGCAACACGTTCGTGCAGGCGTACGGCTCGCAGCAGCTCGACGCGAGCCTGCTGCTCATCCCGCTCGTCGGCTTCCTGCCGCCCGACGACCCGCGCGTGCGCGGCACCGTGGCGGCGATCGAGCAGCGCCTGATGCTCGACGGGCTGGTGATGCGCTACGACACGCGCGAGACCGACGACGGCCTGCCGCCGGGCGAGGGCGCCTTCCTCGCGTGCAGCTTCTGGCTCGCGGACAACTACGTGCTGCAGGGCCGCCACGACGACGCGCGCGCGATGTTCGAGCGACTGCTCGCGCTGCGCAACGACGTGGGGCTGCTGGCGGAGGAGTACGATCCACGCCTGCGGCGGCAGGTCGGCAACTTCCCGCAGGCGTTCTCGCACGTCGGCGTCGTGGGGACGGCGTTCAACCTCGCGCGCGCGATGCCGGCGCGGCTGCGCCCCGCGGCACAGCGCGCGGCGAAGAACGGGAACGGCGTCCAGGAGACCGGCGAGCGCCGCTGA
- a CDS encoding lectin-like protein, translated as MHRRLLQGLATAAAAFAIAAAPASAEAQCSAGFTLTSYAGGSSCFRITSGSTSWSIANAEATSLGGWLAAIGSAAENAAARSFMDGLIGGSQFHIGFTDAASEGAFVWSNGQAVTYTNWNLGEPNDVNNEDVTEMLSTGAWNDIQDSPNTIRYGLIETAAVSTVPEPATVGLLGAGLAVLGVAARRRRRAVA; from the coding sequence ATGCACCGCCGTCTCCTGCAGGGTCTCGCCACCGCCGCCGCCGCATTCGCCATCGCCGCCGCGCCCGCGAGCGCCGAGGCGCAGTGCAGCGCCGGGTTCACGCTCACCAGCTACGCGGGCGGCTCGAGCTGCTTCCGCATCACCTCCGGGTCGACCAGCTGGTCGATCGCCAACGCCGAGGCGACCTCGCTCGGCGGCTGGCTCGCCGCGATCGGCTCGGCGGCGGAGAACGCGGCCGCGCGCAGCTTCATGGACGGCCTCATCGGCGGCAGCCAGTTCCACATCGGCTTCACGGACGCCGCGTCCGAGGGCGCGTTCGTCTGGTCCAACGGGCAGGCGGTGACCTACACGAACTGGAACCTGGGCGAGCCGAACGACGTCAACAACGAGGACGTCACCGAGATGCTGAGCACCGGGGCGTGGAACGACATCCAGGACTCGCCCAACACGATTCGCTATGGCCTCATCGAGACGGCCGCGGTGAGCACCGTCCCCGAGCCGGCGACCGTCGGCCTGCTCGGCGCCGGCCTGGCCGTCCTCGGCGTCGCGGCCCGCCGTCGCCGCCGCGCGGTGGCCTGA